Proteins co-encoded in one Papaver somniferum cultivar HN1 chromosome 5, ASM357369v1, whole genome shotgun sequence genomic window:
- the LOC113277961 gene encoding 1-aminocyclopropane-1-carboxylate oxidase homolog 1-like, with protein MMVDLNGDDLDILIRSESNNYDRMKELKAFDETKAGVKGLVDAGIKEIPRIFISTTAEDDDIKKNAGSPSKEFSIPVIDLGEINKGDDHQRKLIIDQVISSCENFGFFQVVNHGVPINLMDEMLQKVRMFHEQPAEARAAFYTRNLGGKSNYLSNFDLFQAPSANWRDTYYCFMAPTPAKPEEIPIILRDTMMKYSDHIEKLGLEVFELVSEGLGLKPNYPECWALLCHYYPECPQPELTIGTSKHADSDFLTILLQDNHISGLQVLHQNQWVDVPPVPGALIVNVGDLLQTSLMSNDRLKSVEHRVLTNLEYPPASVACFFHGTHLEQPTRKYGPIKELLLETDRPKYGETAIDEYIRHYNAKGLDGKSALTLFKL; from the exons ATGATGGTGGATTTAAATGGTGACGATCTTGATATTTTGATTCGATCTGAGTCGAATAACTATGATCGGATGAAAGAATTGAAAGCTTTCGATGAAACCAAAGCCGGGGTTAAAGGATTGGTTGATGCAGGAATTAAAGAGATCCCAAGGATTTTCATTTCCACAACAGCCGAGGATGATGACATCAAGAAGAACGCCGGATCACCATCGAAAGAATTTAGCATCCCTGTTATAGACCTCGGAGAAATTAACAAAGGGGATGATCATCAACGAAAGTTGATCATTGATCAAGTCATAAGTTCATGTGAGAACTTTGGTTTCTTCCAAGTAGTGAACCATGGTGTTCCCATAAATCTTATGGATGAAATGCTCCAAAAAGTCCGCATGTTTCATGAACAACCTGCCGAGGCTAGAGCtgctttttatac ACGTAATCTTGGAGGAAAATCTAATTACTTGAGTAATTTTGATCTTTTCCAAGCACCATCCGCTAACTGGAGGGACACTTACTACTGTTTCATGGCTCCCACACCTGCAAAACCGGAAGAAATTCCAATTATTCTAAG GGACACTATGATGAAGTACTCAGATCATATAGAAAAATTAGGTTTGGAAGTGTTCGAATTAGTCTCAGAGGGTCTGGGATTGAAGCCAAACTATCCAGAGT GTTGGGCTCTCCTATGTCACTACTATCCAGAGTGTCCCCAACCGGAACTCACTATTGGCACATCCAAACATGCTGATTCAGATTTTCTCACTATACTGCTGCAAGATAATCATATTAGTGGTCTGCAAGTACTCCATCAGAATCAATGGGTTGATGTTCCTCCTGTGCCTGGTGCACTCATTGTGAACGTCGGTGATCTTTTGCAGACAAGT CTTATGTCCAATGATCGGCTTAAGAGTGTGGAGCACAGGGTCCTGACCAACCTTGAATATCCCCCAGCATCAGTTGCGTGTTTTTTTCATGGCACACAtctggaacaaccaacaaggaagTATGGACCTATTAAAGAGTTGTTGCTAGAAACCGACCGTCCTAAATATGGCGAAACAGCCATAGACGAGTATATAAGACACTATAATGCAAAAGGTCTTGACGGGAAATCTGCACTAACATTATTCAAGCTTTGA
- the LOC113279841 gene encoding E3 ubiquitin-protein ligase UPL5-like: MEGDEEAIIQIEQLMASDEYEQRVQEFADFNYFVCCICKGRTIDDDDELGARYSSRDDILKGLKDILRTIPRYNKKKSMEHLQIFDCIGLTRVLFLLFRSSAKENKKIAKECIRLFLIDPKTNFGFFLPRSIQNQCATIVLSFYEAFYTTTDDEERQLYYSCRETLISILKSIAFSNRPTYFGIARTSKLIGGLTKIFHETDMKLSRSLNSTYLSPSPLATTELRSLERIFGSAIQEHRKINECLKSLDVAVRDAGGNLKFNIGWSYLLSILKELNNISKLYEDGEELLSGAFRAFPLAIRYLIWHSKRGDDHLWLLKYGTAIDFESRIHLMVLMFPENEAATGHGVLREWLFLVCQALFSPEYSLFVECPEDRRRFFPNPAQVKPQQLMLYAFCGRVIALALMHKVKVGIAFDRVFFLQLAEEKISMEDIRCADPMMYKSCKDILEMDADLVDSGALGLTFVREIKEFDCVLDGSDKPICFKDWKAHMKYEDCKENDEQICWFWKVVEGMSMEQKRELLFFWTSVKYLPVVGFSGLSHPLTICKTSCSDDHLPSSHTCFYRLSLPHYPSLAITKQRLSLICQTHVGCSFGFTVRHFSGS, encoded by the exons CGATACTCGTCAAGAGACGATATATTAAAGGGGCTTAAGGATATATTGAGGACCATTCCTAGGTACAACAAGAAGAAGTCTATGGAGCATCTTCAAATCTTCGACTGCATAGGTTTAACACGTGTTCTATTCTTATTGTTCCGTTCTTCagctaaagaaaataaaaagatagcTAAGGAATGCATTAGGCTCTTTCTAATCGATCCTAAAACCAATTTTGGCTTCTTCTTACCTAGGTCCATACAAAATCAGTGTGCTACAATAGTTCTGAGCTTTTACGAAGCGTTTTATACGACTACTGATGACGAAGAGCGCCAGTTATACTATTCTTGTCGTGAAACTCTTATATCCATTTTGAAGTCAATTGCCTTTTCAAATAGACCAACATATTTTGGTATTGCAAGGACGTCAAAGTTAATTGGAGGCCTCACCAAGATTTTCCATGAGACAGATATGAAGTTGAGCAGATCTTTAAATTCAACTTATCTGTCACCATCACCCTTAGCAACTACTGAATTAAGGAGTCTTGAGAGAATTTTCGGTAGTGCAATTCAGGAGCAT AGGAAGATCAACGAATGCCTGAAATCTTTAGACGTAGCTGTTAGGGATGCAGGAGGTAATTTGAAATTCAATATTGGGTGGTCTTACCTTCTTTCTATTCTGAAGGAGTTGAACAACATATCTAAACTTTACGAAGACGGGGAAGAACTTCTATCTGGTGCATTTCGTGCATTTCCCCTTGCAATTAGATATCTTATTTGGCACTCAAAGAGGGGTGATGATCATCTATGGCTTCTCAAGTATGGCACTGCAATAGATTTTGAATCAAGGATACATCTGATGGTTCTGATGTTTCCTGAG AATGAGGCTGCTACAGGTCATGGTGTCCTGCGGGAGTGGCTTTTCTTGGTATGCCAAGCACTCTTTAGTCCAGAATATTCCCTTTTTGTAGAATGCCCAGAGGACAGGCGCAGGTTTTTTCCCAACCCAGCACAAGTCAAACCTCAACAACTTATGTTGTATGCCTTCTGTGGTCGAGTTATCGCTTTAGCCTTGATGCATAAAGTGAAAGTGGGCATTGCATTTGACCGTGTATTTTTCTTGCAATTAGCGGAGGAGAAAATATCCATGGAAGACATACGATGTGCAGATCCCATGATGTATAAGAGTTGCAAAGATATTTTGGAGATGGATGCTGACCTTGTGGATTCAGGTGCTCTGGGGTTGACATTTGTCAGGGAAATAaaagagtttgattgtgtgttggaTGGAAGTGACAAACCTATTTGTTTCAAAGATTGGAAAGCACACATGAAGTATGAAGACTGCAAAGAAAACGATGAACAGATTTGCTGGTTTTGGAAG GTTGTTGAGGGTATGTCCATGGAGCAGAAGAGGgagcttcttttcttttggacctcAGTGAAATACCTTCCTGTAGTTGGTTTTTCTGGCTTGTCACATCCTTTAACTATCTGCAAGACATCCTGCTCCGACGATCACCTGCCGTCATCCCACACATGTTTCTACCGTTTGTCACTCCCACATTACCCATCTCTAGCCATCACAAAGCAGCGTCTCTCTTTAATCTGCCAAACACATGTAGGCTGTAGTTTTGGGTTCACGGTGAGACATTTTTCTGGTTCTTGA